A part of Thermotoga petrophila RKU-1 genomic DNA contains:
- a CDS encoding ATP-binding protein, whose protein sequence is MKFYNRRKELDFFQKVKGMDRKYFVVVFGRRRIGKTTLIRKAFEDTKAFYYFVEVKKEETLLKDLSFSFSKAVYSNWYDLFSELFNRYEYIVFDEFQNFHKVNPDILYALQHAWDDNKNKTKMIVLGSYVGLMKNIFTDEKMPLFGRADSIINIKEFPLGETVSMLKDFGYDVHEAFQIYAMVGGVPKYLWLFKDKRDIKQLIYDVFIDEFAPLREEARNLLISEFGSEHKTYFSILEAIAGGMKSLSEISDSSGIETTKLSKYLTELSEIYEILSKERPLLSEKKRNYKYRIKDHYYNFFFRNIYRNYSIMEYAPEKALEIVWNNFNQYMGFQFEEICRQFLLENPGFFGFIPKDVGKHWGRVPHRKNESYDIDLVAYDDENVLFGECKWSNKKVGEEEYRKLLLRSEYVNTRKRRKIYALFSRSGFEENLLKLKSKNLFLITPEDMMRVYEVVK, encoded by the coding sequence ATGAAATTCTACAACAGAAGAAAAGAACTTGACTTTTTTCAGAAGGTAAAAGGCATGGACAGAAAGTATTTTGTTGTGGTATTCGGAAGAAGACGTATCGGAAAAACCACATTGATAAGAAAAGCCTTTGAAGATACAAAGGCCTTTTACTACTTTGTGGAGGTTAAGAAAGAAGAGACACTCTTGAAAGATCTGAGTTTTTCTTTCTCAAAGGCTGTGTACAGTAACTGGTACGATTTGTTTTCTGAACTCTTCAACAGATACGAGTACATCGTGTTCGATGAGTTCCAGAATTTTCATAAGGTGAATCCGGATATTCTATACGCTCTTCAGCACGCATGGGACGATAACAAAAACAAAACAAAGATGATTGTACTCGGCTCTTATGTGGGCTTGATGAAGAACATTTTCACGGATGAGAAGATGCCGTTGTTTGGCCGAGCAGACAGCATCATCAACATCAAAGAATTTCCTCTTGGTGAAACAGTTTCTATGTTAAAAGACTTTGGATACGATGTTCACGAGGCATTCCAGATATACGCAATGGTGGGAGGTGTTCCAAAGTATCTGTGGCTGTTCAAAGACAAAAGAGACATCAAGCAACTGATCTACGATGTCTTCATCGACGAATTTGCTCCTCTTAGAGAGGAGGCAAGGAACCTTCTGATATCGGAATTCGGCTCAGAACACAAGACGTACTTTTCTATACTGGAGGCAATAGCGGGAGGTATGAAATCACTGTCTGAGATTTCCGATTCTTCCGGCATAGAAACGACGAAACTTTCCAAGTACTTGACCGAACTTTCAGAGATCTACGAGATACTGTCGAAAGAGCGCCCTTTGCTCTCCGAAAAGAAGAGAAACTACAAATACAGGATCAAAGATCATTACTACAACTTCTTCTTCAGAAACATTTACAGGAATTACTCCATCATGGAATACGCTCCAGAAAAAGCCCTTGAAATCGTCTGGAATAACTTCAACCAGTACATGGGTTTCCAGTTTGAGGAGATATGCAGACAGTTCCTTCTGGAAAATCCCGGCTTTTTTGGTTTTATACCGAAAGATGTTGGAAAGCACTGGGGGAGGGTTCCTCACAGAAAAAACGAGTCGTACGATATAGACCTTGTTGCGTACGATGATGAGAACGTGTTGTTTGGAGAATGCAAGTGGTCTAACAAAAAAGTGGGAGAAGAAGAATATCGAAAACTCCTTCTGAGGAGCGAATATGTGAACACTAGAAAAAGAAGAAAGATCTACGCTCTTTTTTCCAGAAGTGGCTTTGAAGAAAATCTTCTAAAGTTGAAAAGCAAAAATCTCTTTCTCATCACACCGGAAGATATGATGAGGGTGTATGAAGTAGTAAAATAA
- a CDS encoding winged helix-turn-helix domain-containing protein translates to MTFKEAAYFILKREKRPMTAREIVEIALKEKLIKTSSKSPDRDLAIQIYDDIRLNGENSPFVKVGRGLFGLREFYEQKREETVGEVQHLIRRLEETQYRSNSPSEFEEVLKEAFSFLGFETELKGEPGNTDVVLKAKIGRDESYTVNVDGKTSRSGKISDVQIDWLSLEDHREKTKANFIVVVGPDFSKGNVEKRAQKSGVVLLKVKDLIELLKEHARYPFNLLELKRLFETPGNADYVVEEIIRSHRDRTNFLENLKLIVEEMENLQSLLGYFSVDSLVARTELGPQMIKSVIDLLNSPLIKAVEEVSEGKYVLVIPKRELSKLFGRLASACEQEKEQKEQDDVKNKLVKNELTKDELIKYLSRTERVPTVLREILLPLCLKHGVVSREMIKEELVVRKMAQNLGQAGLVLSTVSKAIGENELLESIISYDKLKPWKKDNFRLKEEYKEMVHAVIEELKGKEQPKTDLKNRLVEYLSRTERVPTVLREILFPLCLKYDVVSREMVKKELVLRKMAKDLGQAGLVLSTVSAVIGRDELLGAIIMYDKPKPWKKDNFRLKEEYKGLVQEVIEELKEIKGNLQHGT, encoded by the coding sequence ATGACCTTCAAAGAAGCTGCCTATTTCATTCTGAAAAGAGAAAAAAGACCCATGACTGCAAGGGAAATAGTGGAAATAGCCCTGAAAGAAAAGTTGATAAAAACTTCCTCCAAGTCACCTGACAGGGACCTGGCAATACAGATCTACGATGATATCAGACTGAACGGAGAGAACTCACCATTTGTGAAGGTGGGAAGGGGGCTTTTTGGATTGAGAGAGTTTTATGAACAGAAAAGAGAAGAAACCGTTGGAGAGGTGCAACACCTCATAAGAAGGCTCGAGGAGACACAGTACAGAAGCAACTCTCCCTCAGAGTTCGAAGAGGTCTTAAAAGAAGCCTTTTCTTTTCTTGGATTTGAGACAGAACTCAAGGGGGAACCAGGAAACACGGACGTTGTTCTCAAAGCGAAAATAGGGCGCGATGAGTCATACACAGTGAACGTGGATGGGAAAACCAGCAGGTCTGGGAAGATCTCAGACGTTCAGATAGACTGGCTTTCACTTGAAGATCACAGGGAGAAAACAAAAGCAAATTTCATTGTGGTTGTTGGTCCCGACTTTTCAAAAGGAAACGTGGAAAAAAGAGCCCAAAAAAGTGGCGTTGTTCTTTTGAAGGTGAAAGATCTGATAGAACTTTTGAAAGAACATGCCAGATACCCATTCAATCTGCTTGAGTTAAAAAGACTCTTTGAAACACCCGGTAACGCTGATTATGTTGTAGAAGAAATCATAAGATCTCATCGAGACAGGACAAATTTTCTGGAAAACCTGAAACTCATAGTGGAGGAGATGGAAAATCTACAGAGTTTGCTCGGGTACTTCTCCGTTGATTCACTGGTTGCAAGAACGGAACTGGGACCCCAGATGATAAAAAGCGTCATAGACCTTCTGAACTCACCCCTGATAAAAGCTGTTGAAGAGGTTTCGGAGGGGAAGTATGTTCTGGTTATTCCCAAGAGGGAACTTTCAAAACTCTTTGGAAGACTTGCTTCAGCCTGTGAACAAGAAAAAGAACAAAAAGAACAAGATGATGTGAAGAATAAACTTGTGAAGAATGAACTTACGAAGGATGAACTTATAAAGTATTTATCTCGAACTGAACGTGTTCCAACCGTTCTCAGGGAAATACTCCTTCCCCTGTGCTTGAAACATGGTGTTGTTTCAAGGGAAATGATAAAAGAAGAACTTGTTGTAAGAAAAATGGCACAGAATTTGGGACAGGCTGGATTGGTTTTGTCGACGGTTTCGAAAGCAATAGGAGAAAATGAACTATTGGAATCAATCATATCGTATGACAAACTCAAGCCTTGGAAGAAAGATAACTTCAGGTTAAAAGAAGAGTACAAAGAAATGGTCCACGCTGTTATCGAAGAACTTAAAGGAAAAGAGCAACCAAAAACCGATTTGAAGAACAGACTCGTGGAATATTTATCTCGAACTGAGCGTGTCCCAACCGTTCTCAGAGAAATACTCTTTCCTTTGTGCTTGAAGTACGACGTTGTTTCGAGAGAAATGGTAAAAAAAGAACTCGTTTTAAGAAAAATGGCGAAGGATTTAGGACAGGCCGGACTGGTCTTATCAACAGTTTCAGCAGTGATAGGAAGAGACGAACTGTTGGGAGCGATCATAATGTACGACAAGCCCAAGCCCTGGAAGAAAGATAACTTCAGATTGAAAGAAGAGTACAAAGGATTGGTGCAGGAGGTTATCGAAGAGCTTAAAGAGATAAAAGGAAATCTACAGCATGGAACCTGA
- a CDS encoding DEAD/DEAH box helicase — MKKTCDRFDCEVCKRVVDEFFSDDFVDAPWKLSVELYRWQKEAKKAWWKNGGKGIVKVVTGAGKTIFALSLISDLFNSEAYSEGGLKVIIVVPTTVLLDQWLIEIMDKLHIPRENIGVFYGKEKENVEDRNILIYVINSARRYLKEHYERFFKHEDLFLIADECHRYGSKENSRIFEIPFSYTLGLSATPERYGDYGFEEKLVPNLGNVIYTYTYSDALKDGIIPPYKIVKLKVPLTPSEEVIYEDLTEKINKLTKALIYKYPELKETSHVNFIKRLNMIHEKNGDELITRYIALLNQRKSVIHTSKSKLYALKWLFSEEKLDKERVLIFHERIEIAEYIFKYLKKIGFAAGIYHSKMPVKERLVSISEFKDGRINVLVACKALDEGFDVPAAETGIIVAGTSSVRQWIQRMGRILRRSTSKEFSKIYVMFVDKVEKDVFTESDLLDFEKEAIKVESIYIRYTS; from the coding sequence TTGAAAAAAACCTGCGATAGGTTTGATTGCGAAGTATGTAAAAGAGTCGTAGATGAATTCTTCTCTGATGACTTCGTTGATGCTCCCTGGAAGCTTTCCGTTGAACTCTACAGATGGCAAAAAGAAGCAAAAAAAGCATGGTGGAAAAATGGTGGGAAAGGCATTGTTAAAGTTGTTACTGGTGCAGGGAAAACGATCTTCGCTCTTTCTTTGATATCGGATCTATTTAATTCCGAAGCATACAGTGAGGGTGGTTTAAAAGTAATAATAGTTGTTCCTACCACCGTTCTTCTCGATCAATGGCTCATCGAGATAATGGATAAACTTCACATACCAAGAGAAAACATAGGTGTTTTTTATGGAAAAGAAAAAGAGAATGTTGAAGATAGAAACATACTGATATATGTCATTAACTCGGCAAGAAGGTATCTGAAAGAACATTACGAAAGATTTTTCAAACACGAAGACTTATTTCTGATTGCCGATGAATGCCACAGGTATGGAAGCAAAGAGAATTCCAGAATATTCGAAATACCCTTTTCATACACACTGGGACTTTCTGCCACTCCGGAAAGGTATGGAGACTACGGCTTTGAAGAAAAACTCGTGCCAAATCTTGGTAATGTGATTTACACATACACTTACAGCGATGCTTTGAAAGATGGAATAATACCCCCCTATAAAATTGTGAAACTGAAAGTTCCCCTTACTCCATCAGAAGAAGTTATTTATGAGGATTTAACAGAAAAAATAAACAAACTCACAAAGGCTTTGATATACAAGTATCCAGAGTTAAAGGAAACTTCTCATGTCAATTTTATCAAGCGGTTGAATATGATCCACGAAAAAAACGGAGATGAACTTATAACAAGATACATTGCTCTTTTGAATCAAAGGAAATCTGTGATCCACACCTCAAAATCCAAATTGTACGCTCTTAAATGGTTGTTTAGTGAGGAAAAACTTGACAAAGAAAGAGTATTAATATTTCACGAGAGAATTGAAATTGCCGAATACATTTTCAAATACCTGAAGAAGATAGGATTTGCCGCTGGGATATATCATTCGAAAATGCCTGTAAAAGAAAGACTGGTAAGTATATCTGAATTCAAAGATGGAAGGATAAATGTTCTTGTGGCATGCAAGGCTCTGGATGAAGGATTTGATGTTCCGGCCGCAGAAACAGGGATCATTGTGGCTGGTACAAGTAGCGTAAGGCAATGGATACAGAGAATGGGTAGAATATTGAGAAGATCCACATCGAAAGAATTTTCGAAAATATATGTGATGTTCGTAGACAAGGTTGAAAAGGATGTTTTCACGGAAAGTGATCTCCTGGATTTTGAGAAAGAAGCAATAAAAGTGGAATCGATATACATAAGGTACACTTCATGA